One window of the Eucalyptus grandis isolate ANBG69807.140 chromosome 8, ASM1654582v1, whole genome shotgun sequence genome contains the following:
- the LOC104415207 gene encoding major strawberry allergen Fra a 1-3: MGVITYSMEITSTIAPSRMFKALFLDSHSILPQIVPEGIKSIEFIEGDGGVGSIKKTNFGESSHIKYTKHKIEALDAGSFYCKFTMIESDIKFDKIDFITEEVKFVAAGSGCICKMTSEYHVQEGCELKEEDIKKGKDRAMGLYKAVEEYLVANPDVCA, from the exons ATGGGAGTCATCACCTACTCGATGGAGATCACAAGCACCATCGCACCATCGAGGATGTTCAAGGCTTTGTTCCTTGACTCCCACAGTATCCTACCCCAGATTGTTCCCGAGGGCATCAAGAGCATAGAGTTCATCGAGGGAGATGGTGGAGTTGGTAGTATCAAGAAAACCAACTTTGGTGAAA GCTCTCACATCAAGTACACAAAGCACAAGATCGAGGCTCTTGATGCAGGTAGCTTTTATTGCAAATTTACCATGATTGAAAGCGATATCAAGTTCGACAAGATCGACTTCATCACAGAGGAAGTGAAATTCGTCGCGGCTGGTAGCGGATGCATTTGCAAGATGACCAGTGAATATCATGTTCAGGAAGGTTGTGAGCTGAAAGAAGAGGACATCAAGAAGGGTAAAGACAGAGCTATGGGATTGTACAAGGCTGTTGAGGAGTACCTTGTGGCCAATCCTGATGTTTGTGCCTAA
- the LOC120286025 gene encoding major strawberry allergen Fra a 1-3-like, with amino-acid sequence MGVVTYSMEITSAVAPSRMFKALVLDSHNILPKIVPEGIKSVEFIEGDGGVGSIKKTNFGESSHIKYTKHKIEALDVGSFYCKYTMIESDIKFDKIDFVTEEVKFVAAGNGCVCKMTSEYHVKEGCELKEEDIKKGKDRAMGLYKAVEEYLVANADVCA; translated from the exons ATGGGAGTTGTCACCTACTCAATGGAGATCACAAGTGCCGTCGCACCGTCAAGGATGTTCAAGGCTTTGGTCCTTGACTCCCACAATATCTTGCCCAAGATTGTTCCCGAGGGCATCAAAAGCGTTGAGTTCATTGAGGGAGATGGTGGAGTTGGTAGCATCAAGAAAACTAACTTTGGTGAAA GCTCCCACATCAAGTACACAAAACACAAGATCGAGGCTCTTGATGTAGGTAGTTTTTACTGCAAATATACTATGATCGAAAGTGATATCAAGTTCGACAAGATTGACTTTGTCACGGAAGAAGTAAAATTCGTCGCGGCTGGCAATGGATGCGTTTGCAAGATGACTAGCGAGTACCACGTTAAGGAAGGTTGTGAGCTCAAGGAGGAGGACATCAAGAAGGGTAAAGACAGAGCTATGGGATTGTACAAGGCTGTAGAGGAGTACCTTGTGGCCAACGCCGATGTTTGTGCCTAA